A genome region from Aliivibrio salmonicida LFI1238 includes the following:
- a CDS encoding IS91-like element ISVsa9 family transposase produces MHAYKPLKQLFNSQNNWLKFLHNNKANLRAVVIENVTKMLSCGTAAFGSREYHCCNPDCTHIKYIHQTCKSRACSSCGMKATERWIQKQQHVFPECEYQHITFTLPNTLWPIFRHNRWLLNKLFKCAANILLGWAKDKGIDVGIFCALHTYGRKLNWNTHLHLSVTRGGICERTGLWKPIYFQMKTTEPCWRAAIVSLLGKAYYELDLSSEECPYIRNKTDWSRFLSSQYNRRWKLHFAKKTNNVKPTMNYLGRYLKRPPISASRLSHYAKGGMITFNYLDHRTGTTDSLTLSPEEMIRRIVEHYPDKHFKMIRYYGFLSMRRRGEALPRVYAALGMTIEAEPKMPGYAAMLKGYVKVDPYECILCESRLVFTNFRVGNSVNDLVTHAIVQSELRAA; encoded by the coding sequence ATGCACGCATATAAACCCCTGAAACAATTATTTAATAGTCAAAATAACTGGCTTAAATTTCTTCATAATAACAAAGCTAACCTAAGAGCGGTCGTGATTGAAAATGTCACAAAGATGCTGTCCTGTGGGACAGCGGCTTTTGGCTCTCGCGAATATCATTGTTGCAACCCTGACTGTACCCATATCAAATATATTCACCAAACCTGTAAATCTCGAGCGTGCAGTAGCTGTGGCATGAAAGCCACAGAGCGATGGATACAAAAGCAACAACATGTCTTCCCTGAATGCGAATATCAACACATCACCTTTACCCTTCCAAACACGCTATGGCCTATCTTTCGTCATAACCGTTGGCTGTTAAATAAATTATTCAAATGTGCTGCAAACATTCTGCTGGGATGGGCAAAAGATAAAGGAATAGATGTCGGTATCTTTTGTGCTCTTCATACTTACGGTCGAAAACTGAATTGGAATACGCACTTACATTTATCGGTCACTCGTGGGGGAATTTGTGAACGTACCGGTTTATGGAAACCCATTTACTTCCAAATGAAAACGACAGAGCCTTGTTGGAGAGCGGCTATCGTCAGTTTATTGGGTAAGGCTTATTATGAGCTTGATTTATCAAGCGAAGAATGCCCCTATATCCGTAATAAAACGGATTGGTCACGCTTTTTAAGCAGTCAATATAATCGTCGTTGGAAGCTTCATTTTGCTAAAAAGACAAATAATGTAAAACCGACGATGAACTATCTTGGTCGGTATTTAAAACGGCCCCCAATTTCAGCGTCACGTTTAAGTCATTACGCCAAAGGCGGAATGATAACGTTTAATTATTTAGACCATCGAACAGGAACAACAGACAGCCTAACATTATCACCAGAAGAGATGATAAGACGGATAGTAGAGCACTATCCTGATAAACATTTCAAGATGATCCGATACTACGGTTTTTTATCAATGCGTCGTCGTGGAGAAGCTCTGCCTAGAGTTTATGCAGCTTTAGGTATGACAATAGAAGCTGAGCCGAAAATGCCAGGGTATGCCGCAATGTTAAAAGGATATGTAAAAGTAGATCCGTACGAATGTATTTTATGTGAAAGTCGTCTGGTGTTTACGAATTTCCGAGTCGGAAATTCGGTCAATGATTTAGTCACCCATGCGATAGTTCAGTCAGAATTGAGGGCAGCATAA
- a CDS encoding AAA family ATPase: MRILSLSFSNLNSLKGEWKIDFSASPFAENGLFAITGPTGAGKTTILDAICLALYHKTPRLGGISTSSNEIMTRGTAECSAEVEFEVKGKAYRAFWSQRRSRGKVDGNLQAATVELAEVDSEKVLATQVKKKDELINSITGLDFSRFTKSMMLSQGQFAAFLNADANDRAGLLEELTGTEIYGQISEKVHEHYSASKQKLAELKAKAEGVELLSEEDKQALIDEQTELQTNQKQQQAQVAEWQTHLEWWISDTKNQQQWQQASENNQLALDKQKSASIQLHRLAQSEPAEKLRTPYQLWKEAQTRFDSLVKELTLTEQLHQKTAAEKVDLGSTVTQLKQRFDRIKVESKSLEVLINDSVQPLDTAIEQLTQQSQEKQQQLTQVNTRLQDGSNKQQRLEASLTELTSKLAVLNSYVETHQSDLNLERYLGQWKTQVSYILQQDKEVSSLVDKIEKANKIVATLLENVSQKEAELTQVQSTLNNETEVTKNAELVFKQQQEKGTETELTEQINALNTRHHYRVELNHTNNEFLRAEKEQQTLSEAQKAQSETILKLEAQRADLVIACKQQDQQILDLTTLIEQEDDLVKYRALLEKDHDCPLCGSTHHPLLEKAQTLDINVTIQRKKAAEQKRVEIVEQGQLVREKLDSLKVKQDHTQTQLTQWQQTAKMTKQQWSSLMEVTQLTLALGNTNGITQFITECEASLLTLSEQIKQLRQADEKCRVQQTQLQQVQHRLDTLTKDLNYDRQSHQVATQQLQDDNQKLVQLQQHQTELNQQLITEIEQTGFTAPEFTQIQSWFVQKEQDLQQIQQQVKNRQALLQQQQQVQSDQVHLAEQLEELNSQQQVSQTEVQRLASELEQHQQKRVELFGTQEIKTARSVMTDKLSVSEKTYDAEQQKLHVLVQALAALDGKLNSLKENHVSSEKLSIERSDLWKEALVQSPFETLELFQAALISEEDRQQLLSLKTEIQQAIERTGALLESAQQVKEQHYQEPKAVEWQLMTKETVETELAQVKFQSETLVKREGEIAQALRSDGERKLNQKSLFDEIESYQFEYDDIQYLHSLIGSQKGDKFRKFAQGLTLENLVYLANKQLTRLHGRYELKRKASDGLELQVLDTWQGDVVRDTKTLSGGESFLVSLALALALSDLVSHKTSIDSLFLDEGFGTLDSETLDMALDALDNLNASGKMIGVISHIEAMKERIPVQIKVTKRSGLGVSELENQYKKVS, encoded by the coding sequence ATGAGAATTTTAAGCCTAAGTTTTTCAAATTTAAACTCATTAAAAGGTGAGTGGAAAATTGATTTCTCAGCGTCGCCCTTTGCTGAAAATGGATTGTTTGCGATTACTGGCCCAACAGGTGCGGGTAAAACGACGATTTTAGATGCGATCTGTTTGGCGCTTTATCATAAGACCCCTCGACTTGGTGGTATTTCAACCTCAAGCAATGAAATCATGACGCGTGGTACGGCGGAATGTTCAGCTGAAGTGGAATTTGAAGTGAAAGGTAAAGCGTATCGTGCGTTTTGGAGCCAACGTCGTTCTCGCGGCAAAGTGGATGGAAACTTACAAGCAGCGACGGTTGAGCTTGCAGAAGTCGATTCTGAAAAAGTATTAGCAACGCAAGTCAAAAAGAAAGATGAGCTAATCAACTCGATTACGGGGTTAGATTTCTCTCGCTTTACAAAATCGATGATGCTTTCTCAAGGTCAGTTTGCGGCGTTTTTAAATGCTGATGCCAATGATCGTGCCGGTTTATTAGAAGAGTTAACGGGCACAGAGATCTACGGTCAGATCTCCGAAAAAGTGCATGAGCATTACAGTGCATCTAAGCAGAAGTTAGCAGAGCTTAAAGCCAAGGCTGAAGGTGTTGAGCTGCTTTCTGAAGAAGATAAGCAAGCATTAATCGACGAACAAACTGAATTACAAACCAATCAAAAACAACAGCAAGCTCAAGTTGCAGAGTGGCAAACTCATTTAGAGTGGTGGATTTCTGATACTAAAAATCAACAACAATGGCAACAAGCGAGCGAAAATAATCAACTCGCGTTGGATAAGCAAAAATCAGCAAGTATTCAACTGCACCGTTTAGCGCAAAGCGAGCCCGCGGAAAAATTGCGTACGCCATATCAACTATGGAAAGAAGCACAAACTCGCTTCGATAGTTTAGTAAAAGAACTAACTCTGACCGAGCAATTACATCAAAAAACGGCAGCTGAGAAAGTGGATCTTGGATCTACGGTTACGCAATTAAAACAACGGTTTGACAGAATTAAAGTTGAGAGTAAATCGTTAGAAGTATTGATTAATGATTCAGTGCAACCGCTAGATACTGCGATTGAACAGTTAACTCAACAATCGCAAGAAAAGCAGCAACAGCTCACGCAAGTGAATACTCGTCTTCAAGATGGCAGTAATAAACAACAACGATTAGAGGCGTCATTAACAGAGTTAACGTCAAAATTAGCAGTACTAAATAGCTATGTGGAAACGCATCAATCAGATTTGAATTTAGAGCGTTATTTAGGTCAATGGAAGACGCAAGTTAGCTATATTTTACAACAAGATAAAGAAGTATCATCTTTAGTTGATAAAATAGAAAAAGCCAATAAAATAGTCGCAACGTTACTTGAAAATGTCAGCCAAAAAGAAGCGGAATTAACGCAAGTTCAAAGCACATTAAATAATGAAACAGAAGTAACGAAAAACGCTGAACTCGTATTTAAACAGCAACAAGAAAAAGGCACTGAAACGGAGCTAACAGAGCAAATAAATGCTCTTAATACTCGTCATCATTACCGTGTAGAGTTGAATCATACTAATAATGAGTTTTTACGTGCTGAAAAAGAGCAACAGACGTTAAGCGAAGCTCAAAAAGCGCAAAGTGAAACGATTCTAAAATTAGAAGCTCAGCGTGCTGATCTTGTTATTGCCTGTAAGCAGCAAGATCAACAAATCTTAGATTTAACGACGTTAATTGAGCAAGAAGATGATCTGGTTAAGTATCGTGCTCTATTAGAAAAAGATCATGATTGTCCATTGTGTGGTTCAACGCATCATCCGTTATTAGAAAAAGCGCAAACATTAGATATTAATGTAACGATACAACGTAAAAAAGCGGCAGAACAAAAGCGAGTTGAGATTGTAGAGCAAGGTCAATTGGTGCGTGAGAAGCTAGATTCATTAAAAGTAAAACAAGATCACACCCAAACTCAATTAACTCAATGGCAGCAAACGGCAAAAATGACCAAGCAACAATGGTCATCATTAATGGAAGTAACGCAACTCACTTTGGCGTTGGGAAATACCAATGGTATTACTCAGTTTATTACTGAATGTGAAGCGTCGTTACTCACGTTAAGTGAGCAGATAAAACAGTTACGCCAAGCCGATGAAAAGTGCCGAGTTCAACAAACTCAATTACAACAAGTTCAGCATCGTCTTGATACGTTAACTAAAGATCTTAATTACGATCGTCAATCACACCAAGTCGCAACTCAGCAACTGCAAGATGACAATCAAAAATTAGTACAGTTACAACAACATCAAACAGAATTGAATCAGCAGTTAATCACAGAGATTGAGCAAACAGGGTTTACTGCCCCAGAGTTTACTCAAATTCAATCGTGGTTTGTGCAAAAAGAGCAAGATTTACAGCAAATTCAGCAGCAAGTGAAAAATCGTCAAGCTTTGCTTCAGCAGCAGCAACAAGTACAAAGTGACCAGGTTCATCTAGCAGAACAGTTAGAAGAGCTAAACTCCCAGCAGCAAGTGTCTCAAACTGAAGTGCAAAGATTGGCGAGTGAGTTGGAACAACACCAGCAAAAGCGAGTTGAGTTATTTGGTACTCAAGAGATTAAAACCGCACGATCTGTAATGACAGATAAATTGTCGGTTTCTGAGAAAACGTATGATGCAGAGCAGCAGAAGTTGCACGTTTTGGTGCAAGCGCTTGCGGCTTTAGATGGCAAACTAAATAGCCTTAAAGAGAATCATGTAAGCAGTGAAAAGCTATCGATAGAGCGTTCTGATTTATGGAAAGAAGCTTTAGTGCAAAGCCCGTTTGAAACGCTTGAGTTATTCCAAGCGGCGTTGATTTCAGAAGAAGATCGTCAACAGCTACTCAGCTTAAAAACTGAAATACAACAAGCGATTGAGCGAACTGGCGCTTTGCTAGAGAGTGCACAGCAAGTCAAAGAACAACATTACCAAGAGCCCAAAGCCGTTGAGTGGCAATTAATGACAAAAGAAACCGTTGAGACTGAATTAGCCCAAGTGAAATTTCAATCTGAAACATTAGTGAAGCGCGAAGGTGAAATCGCCCAAGCGCTACGCTCAGACGGTGAACGTAAACTGAATCAAAAAAGCTTGTTTGATGAGATTGAATCGTATCAATTTGAGTACGATGATATTCAATATTTACACTCATTAATTGGTTCCCAGAAAGGGGATAAATTCCGTAAGTTCGCGCAAGGGTTAACACTAGAAAATTTAGTGTATTTGGCGAATAAGCAACTGACTCGATTGCACGGACGTTATGAATTAAAACGCAAAGCCAGTGATGGTCTTGAATTACAAGTACTCGATACATGGCAAGGGGATGTGGTTCGTGATACCAAAACCTTGTCGGGTGGTGAGAGTTTCCTTGTAAGTTTGGCGTTAGCACTTGCACTTTCTGATTTAGTGAGCCATAAAACAAGTATCGATTCACTGTTCTTAGATGAAGGTTTTGGTACTCTGGACAGTGAAACGTTAGACATGGCGCTTGATGCGTTAGATAACTTAAACGCCTCAGGAAAAATGATAGGGGTGATCAGTCATATTGAAGCGATGAAAGAGCGTATACCCGTTCAAATAAAAGTCACCAAACGCAGTGGATTAGGCGTGAGTGAACTAGAAAATCAGTATAAAAAAGTCAGTTAA
- a CDS encoding acyl-CoA thioesterase, with protein sequence MGKNKREVTLRFLAEPSDVNFGGKVHGGAVMKWVDLAAYACSAGWSGKYCITAYAGGIRFVQPIHVGNLVEVTGKVIYTGKSSMHIAIDVQASDPKELENRLTTHCIVIMVAVDEHGKPTEVTEWVPQTEEDIKLRESAITLMNMRKQIGEEMEAHVKYLK encoded by the coding sequence ATGGGAAAGAACAAACGCGAAGTAACCTTACGTTTTCTTGCTGAACCTAGTGATGTGAATTTTGGCGGTAAAGTTCACGGTGGTGCCGTAATGAAATGGGTCGATTTAGCGGCCTATGCGTGTTCTGCCGGATGGAGTGGTAAATATTGCATTACCGCTTACGCTGGGGGAATTCGATTTGTTCAACCCATTCATGTGGGTAATCTTGTTGAGGTGACGGGTAAAGTTATTTATACCGGAAAATCATCAATGCACATTGCTATTGATGTGCAAGCCAGTGATCCAAAAGAATTAGAAAATAGATTAACGACTCACTGTATTGTCATTATGGTTGCCGTTGATGAACATGGAAAACCAACTGAAGTCACTGAATGGGTACCACAAACAGAAGAAGACATTAAATTACGTGAATCTGCAATTACATTAATGAATATGAGAAAGCAGATTGGTGAAGAGATGGAAGCACATGTAAAATATTTGAAGTAA
- a CDS encoding amino acid permease encodes MNLKLIGSSLIISGTALGAGMLAIPMVLAQFGLLWGTALMLFICIGTTYAALLLLEASINVGGGLGMNTIARKTLGKGGQVVTNGLLYALLICLLMAYILGAGDLLNKLVRSIGMDLSLVQSQIAFTLIAGAIVASGTAVIDKLNRVLFAVMLGMLLLTLVFLVPGISAENMVQVSNSNMPDLIKTSSIIFTSFGFMVVIPSLVSYNHEATHKQLRNMVIVGSLIPLVCYLVWLYAVVGNLTSKQLVEFSNVSELISVFSAEHAFINVVLSSFTGLALLTSFLGVAMALFTQNQDTFKQNKVITYVISFIFPLAGAILAADKFLAVLSYAGIILVFLAVFVPLAMVVKLRQKETNEQGYKAEGGVAMLAFSFAFGSFLLVSQVL; translated from the coding sequence ATGAATTTAAAATTAATTGGCAGCTCGCTTATTATTTCAGGTACTGCGTTAGGCGCAGGCATGCTTGCTATACCTATGGTACTGGCTCAATTTGGGCTCTTGTGGGGAACAGCATTAATGCTGTTTATCTGTATCGGTACAACCTATGCGGCACTATTATTACTTGAAGCAAGTATTAATGTCGGCGGTGGGTTAGGAATGAACACGATTGCGCGTAAAACCTTAGGTAAAGGTGGGCAAGTTGTGACGAATGGTTTGCTGTATGCATTACTGATTTGTTTATTAATGGCGTACATCTTAGGGGCCGGTGATTTACTCAATAAACTTGTTCGTAGTATTGGGATGGACTTGAGCCTTGTTCAAAGTCAAATTGCATTTACCTTAATTGCAGGGGCGATTGTTGCTTCAGGTACGGCGGTTATTGATAAACTGAACCGAGTTTTATTTGCGGTGATGTTAGGTATGCTGCTATTGACGTTAGTTTTCTTAGTGCCTGGTATTTCTGCTGAAAATATGGTGCAAGTGTCTAATTCTAATATGCCCGATCTCATTAAGACCAGCTCAATTATCTTCACCAGTTTTGGTTTTATGGTTGTGATCCCATCATTAGTTTCTTATAACCATGAAGCGACGCATAAGCAATTGAGAAATATGGTCATTGTTGGCTCTCTTATTCCGCTTGTGTGTTACTTAGTTTGGTTATATGCGGTTGTTGGTAATTTAACCTCTAAGCAATTAGTCGAGTTTTCTAATGTCTCTGAATTGATTTCGGTCTTCAGTGCAGAGCATGCTTTCATTAATGTAGTGTTGTCGAGCTTTACTGGTCTTGCTTTATTAACGTCATTCTTAGGGGTGGCAATGGCTTTGTTTACTCAAAACCAAGATACTTTCAAGCAAAATAAAGTGATCACTTATGTGATTAGTTTTATCTTCCCATTAGCGGGTGCCATTTTAGCGGCAGATAAGTTCTTAGCCGTATTAAGTTATGCAGGGATCATCCTTGTGTTCCTTGCTGTCTTTGTTCCGTTAGCGATGGTTGTTAAATTAAGACAGAAAGAAACGAACGAACAGGGATATAAAGCTGAGGGTGGAGTAGCAATGCTGGCATTCTCTTTTGCATTCGGTAGCTTCTTACTCGTTTCTCAAGTGTTATAA